A single window of Nocardioides kongjuensis DNA harbors:
- a CDS encoding DUF6350 family protein, protein MTSLQSPPARRSGPGRSGAASDADLRRQLATTRPLVPTASIGGIVAAGAPLLVCMAIAVVGWFLTDAGGEGAPSGALRVGAHGWLMAHGSTVAIEGVRITAMPLGLTLLCAWVVWRVGHRVGESISGHGPDADRIADGARDLTVPYAAGLFAVGYAVVGVLTTSIAATAASAPSEARVVLWSVLLGLGVGGPAIAFGSGRAAIWLPVVPPAVRDSALVARRILSRWALICLVALVAGFVLDFSTAANVVSQLHADAGAVLLMTVLTLLLLPNALLFSSAYLVGPGFTVGTGTTVSTTAVVLGPLPMFPLLAALPDQGSQPWWTDWLMLTPILLAALVAGQVQRDRPVLAWDRAAIRGCAGGISAGVVLAILSGFAGGAVGPGRMQDVGPYVFDVLLHAITSFGIGGVVGALVVCWWQRDADGRVRSALRAVRARLPRRG, encoded by the coding sequence ATGACGTCCCTCCAGTCGCCGCCGGCACGCCGCAGTGGACCCGGGCGCTCCGGGGCCGCCTCGGACGCCGACCTGCGCCGTCAGCTGGCCACGACCCGGCCGCTCGTGCCGACCGCCAGCATCGGCGGCATCGTCGCCGCGGGCGCGCCGCTGCTGGTCTGCATGGCGATCGCCGTCGTCGGCTGGTTCCTCACCGACGCCGGGGGCGAGGGCGCCCCCAGCGGTGCGCTGCGGGTGGGCGCCCACGGCTGGCTGATGGCGCACGGGTCCACCGTCGCGATCGAGGGCGTCCGGATCACCGCGATGCCGCTCGGCCTCACCCTGCTGTGCGCCTGGGTGGTGTGGCGGGTCGGGCACCGGGTCGGCGAGTCGATCTCCGGGCACGGCCCCGACGCCGACCGGATCGCCGACGGCGCCCGCGACCTCACCGTCCCGTACGCCGCCGGCCTGTTCGCCGTCGGGTACGCCGTCGTCGGCGTGCTCACCACGTCGATCGCCGCCACCGCCGCCTCCGCGCCGTCCGAGGCGCGGGTCGTGCTGTGGTCGGTCCTGCTCGGACTGGGGGTGGGCGGCCCGGCCATCGCGTTCGGCTCCGGTCGCGCGGCGATCTGGCTGCCCGTCGTACCCCCCGCGGTGCGCGACTCCGCCCTCGTCGCTCGGCGGATCCTGTCCCGCTGGGCGCTGATCTGCCTGGTCGCGCTCGTGGCGGGCTTCGTGCTCGACTTCTCCACGGCGGCCAACGTGGTCTCGCAGCTGCACGCCGACGCCGGCGCGGTGCTGCTGATGACCGTGCTGACCCTGCTCCTGCTCCCCAACGCGCTGCTCTTCTCCAGCGCCTACCTGGTCGGTCCGGGCTTCACCGTCGGCACCGGCACCACGGTCTCCACCACCGCGGTCGTGCTCGGCCCGCTGCCGATGTTCCCGCTGCTCGCCGCGCTGCCCGACCAGGGCTCCCAGCCGTGGTGGACCGACTGGCTGATGCTCACCCCGATCCTGCTCGCCGCCCTCGTGGCCGGCCAGGTCCAGCGCGACCGGCCGGTGCTCGCCTGGGACCGCGCCGCGATCCGCGGCTGCGCCGGTGGGATCAGCGCGGGCGTCGTGCTCGCGATCCTCTCGGGCTTCGCCGGCGGGGCCGTCGGGCCGGGCCGGATGCAGGACGTCGGGCCCTACGTCTTCGACGTCCTGCTCCACGCGATCACCTCGTTCGGCATCGGCGGCGTGGTCGGTGCGCTGGTCGTGTGCTGGTGGCAGCGCGACGCCGACGGCCGGGTCCGCTCGGCCCTGCGGGCCGTCCGTGCGCGGCTGCCGCGTCGTGGCTGA
- the purH gene encoding bifunctional phosphoribosylaminoimidazolecarboxamide formyltransferase/IMP cyclohydrolase, with product MSTTPDRIKIKRALVSVFDKTGLDELVQGLAAAGVELVSTGGSAALIEGLGLPVTKVEDLTGFPECLDGRVKTLHPRVHAGILADRRLPDHVRQLEELEVAPFDLVVVNLYPFAATVASGAGVDDCIEKIDIGGPSMVRAAAKNHPSVAIVTDGADYAKALEAAQGEGFTYDERKALAAKAFVHTATYDVQVASWMGSVLTDSSEGTGFPAWIGGTWDKQAVLRYGENPHQPAALYRSGFGPGGLAAAEQLHGKEMSYNNYVDTDAARRAAYDHGDLPTVAIIKHANPCGIAVGADVAEAHRRAHECDPVSAFGGVIATNVPVSVEMARQVAEIFTEVIVAPGYDEGAVEVLQGKKNIRILVAEPLAQGGVETRPISGGLLLQHADRFQAEGDDPAGWTLATGEAADEATLADLAFAWRSVRAAKSNAILLAKDGGAVGIGMGQVNRVDSCKLAVERANTLVEGPAGFVERARGSVAASDAFFPFSDGPQILLDAGVKAIVQPGGSVRDEETIAACAAAGVTMYFTGTRHFFH from the coding sequence ATGTCCACCACGCCCGACCGGATCAAGATCAAGCGCGCGCTGGTCTCCGTCTTCGACAAGACCGGCCTCGACGAGCTGGTGCAGGGCCTCGCGGCCGCCGGCGTCGAGCTCGTGTCGACCGGCGGATCGGCCGCCCTCATCGAGGGCCTCGGCCTCCCGGTGACCAAGGTCGAGGACCTCACCGGCTTCCCCGAGTGCCTCGACGGCCGCGTGAAGACGCTGCACCCGCGCGTGCACGCCGGCATCCTCGCCGACCGTCGCCTGCCCGACCACGTCCGGCAGCTCGAGGAGCTCGAGGTCGCGCCGTTCGACCTGGTCGTGGTCAACCTCTACCCCTTCGCCGCGACCGTCGCCTCCGGCGCGGGCGTCGACGACTGCATCGAGAAGATCGACATCGGCGGTCCGTCCATGGTCCGCGCCGCCGCGAAGAACCACCCGTCCGTCGCGATCGTGACCGACGGCGCCGACTACGCGAAGGCCCTCGAGGCCGCGCAGGGCGAGGGCTTCACCTACGACGAGCGCAAGGCGCTGGCCGCCAAGGCGTTCGTCCACACCGCGACGTACGACGTCCAGGTCGCCTCCTGGATGGGCTCGGTGCTCACCGACTCCTCCGAGGGCACCGGTTTCCCGGCCTGGATCGGCGGCACCTGGGACAAGCAGGCGGTGCTCCGCTACGGCGAGAACCCCCACCAGCCCGCCGCGCTGTACCGCTCCGGCTTCGGCCCCGGCGGCCTCGCCGCCGCCGAGCAGCTGCACGGCAAGGAGATGTCCTACAACAACTACGTCGACACCGACGCGGCCCGCCGCGCGGCGTACGACCACGGCGACCTGCCGACCGTGGCGATCATCAAGCACGCCAACCCGTGTGGCATCGCCGTCGGCGCCGACGTGGCCGAGGCCCACCGCCGCGCCCACGAGTGCGACCCGGTCTCCGCCTTCGGCGGCGTGATCGCCACCAACGTGCCCGTCTCGGTCGAGATGGCCCGGCAGGTCGCGGAGATCTTCACCGAGGTCATCGTCGCCCCCGGGTACGACGAGGGCGCGGTCGAGGTGCTCCAGGGCAAGAAGAACATCCGGATCCTCGTCGCCGAGCCGCTGGCCCAGGGCGGTGTCGAGACCCGCCCGATCAGCGGCGGCCTGCTCCTGCAGCACGCCGACCGCTTCCAGGCCGAGGGCGACGACCCGGCCGGCTGGACGCTCGCGACCGGCGAGGCCGCCGACGAGGCCACCCTGGCCGACCTCGCCTTCGCCTGGCGCTCGGTCCGCGCGGCCAAGTCCAACGCGATCCTGCTCGCCAAGGACGGCGGCGCGGTCGGCATCGGCATGGGCCAGGTCAACCGGGTCGACTCCTGCAAGCTCGCCGTCGAGCGCGCCAACACGCTCGTCGAGGGCCCTGCCGGATTCGTCGAGCGGGCGCGCGGCTCGGTCGCGGCGTCCGACGCGTTCTTCCCGTTCTCCGACGGCCCGCAGATCCTGCTCGACGCCGGCGTGAAGGCGATCGTCCAGCCGGGTGGCTCGGTGCGCGACGAGGAGACCATCGCGGCGTGCGCCGCCGCCGGGGTCACCATGTACTTCACCGGCACCCGTCACTTCTTCCACTGA
- the purN gene encoding phosphoribosylglycinamide formyltransferase gives MRAVPARPRIVVLVSGSGTNLQALLDASADPAYGARVVAVGADRDGIEGLARAERAGIPTFVARVSDHSSRAYWDRALADKVAAFEPDLVVLAGFMKLVGEKFLDRFGGMTVNTHPALSPSFPGMHGPADALEYGVKVTGATLFVVDAGVDTGAIVAQTVVPVEDDDTVESLHERIKVAERAMLVESVGRMAREGFTVEGRRVRLGG, from the coding sequence ATCCGGGCCGTGCCCGCCCGTCCTCGCATCGTCGTCCTCGTGTCGGGCTCCGGCACCAACCTCCAGGCACTGCTCGACGCCAGCGCCGATCCGGCGTACGGCGCCCGTGTGGTCGCCGTCGGCGCCGACCGTGACGGCATCGAGGGCCTGGCCCGCGCCGAGCGGGCCGGCATTCCGACCTTCGTGGCGAGGGTGAGCGACCACAGCAGTCGCGCGTACTGGGACCGCGCGCTGGCCGACAAGGTGGCCGCCTTCGAGCCCGACCTCGTGGTGCTGGCGGGGTTCATGAAGCTGGTGGGGGAGAAGTTCCTCGACCGCTTCGGCGGCATGACCGTCAACACCCACCCGGCCCTGTCCCCGTCGTTCCCCGGCATGCACGGTCCCGCGGACGCGCTTGAGTACGGCGTGAAGGTCACCGGCGCGACCCTGTTCGTGGTCGACGCCGGCGTCGACACGGGCGCGATCGTGGCCCAGACCGTCGTACCGGTGGAGGACGACGACACCGTCGAGTCGCTCCACGAGCGGATCAAGGTCGCCGAGCGCGCGATGCTCGTCGAGTCGGTCGGCCGGATGGCCCGCGAGGGGTTCACGGTCGAGGGCCGGCGGGTTCGCCTCGGCGGCTGA